Proteins encoded by one window of Polyodon spathula isolate WHYD16114869_AA chromosome 16, ASM1765450v1, whole genome shotgun sequence:
- the LOC121328385 gene encoding PDZ domain-containing protein 4-like, which yields MMPGLTEEELERYRELLEIKCHLENGNHHLFPNPYPYPYPRWAETGGGLPKKLDVNRNESLEHEMAMLEEELRHLEFKCRNILRAQKMQQLRERCMKAWLLEEEASKAGLGLGLSEPLAHELSDITELPERSDKDTTSAYNTGESCRTPDLPSLPGRGKGTNLNRAKPGREGSPAKFGSLSQDRESRCSGGGKRHSESRRHPKSSSISREQNTSTSPCFSRRRRGAGGRLPEHYQSCLQLGRPGGEEGEEEDRVTESSGGHQSPMSLASMCQDSLVGDQKAASFSPLLPPEPVRMEWKVKVRSDGTRFVAKRPVRDRLLKARAMKIKEERSGITTDDDAVSEMKMGRYWSKEERKQHLVRAREQRKRREFMIQSRLDCLREQHSLQPGGEGGEGGEGGRKAEMSIIALSHRKTMKKRNRRILDNWITIQEMLAHGSRSADGKKIYNPLLSVTTV from the coding sequence atgATGCCGGGACTGACGGAGGAAGAGTTAGAGCGCTACAGGGAGCTGCTGGAGATCAAGTGCCACTTAGAGAATGGGAACCACCATCTGTTCCCTAACCCATACCCCTACCCGTACCCGAGGTGGGCAGAGACGGGGGGCGGGCTGCCCAAGAAGCTGGATGTGAACCGCAACGAGAGCCTGGAGCACGAGATGGCCATGCTGGAGGAGGAGCTGCGCCACCTGGAGTTCAAGTGCAGGAACATCCTGCGAGCTCAGAAGATGCAGCAGCTGAGGGAGCGGTGCATGAAGGCGTGGCTGCTGGAGGAAGAGGCCAGCAAGGCTGGACTGGGGCTGGGGCTGAGCGAGCCCCTCGCACACGAGCTGTCAGACATCACGGAGCTGCCTGAGCGCTCGGACAAGGACACCACCAGCGCCTACAACACCGGAGAGAGCTGCCGCACCCCCGACCTCCCCTCCCTACCGGGGAGAGGCAAGGGGACCAACCTGAACCGAGCCAAGCCCGGCCGAGAGGGCAGCCCGGCCAAGTTCGGCTCGCTGTCCCAGGACAGGGAGAGCAGGTGCAGTGGGGGCGGCAAGAGGCACTCGGAGTCCAGGAGACACCCaaaaagcagcagcatcagcCGGGAGCAGAACACCTCGACCAGCCCCTGCTTCTCCAGGAGGAGGCGCGGCGCGGGCGGCAGGCTGCCTGAGCACTACCAGAGCTGCTTGCAGCTGGGACGTCccggaggggaggagggggaggaggaggacaggGTTACAGAGAGCAGCGGGGGCCACCAGAGCCCAATGAGCCTGGCTAGCATGTGCCAGGACTCCCTGGTGGGTGACCAGAAAGCAgcttccttctctcctcttctTCCCCCCGAGCCCGTCCGGATGGAGTGGAAGGTGAAGGTGCGCAGCGACGGGACGAGGTTTGTGGCCAAGCGGCCCGTGCGCGACCGGCTCCTGAAAGCGCGGGCGATGAAAATCAAGGAGGAGCGCAGCGGGATAACGACGGACGACGACGCCGTCAGCGAGATGAAGATGGGACGCTACTGGAGCAAAGAGGAGAGGAAGCAGCACCTGGTCCGGGCTCGGGAGCAGCGCAAGAGAAGGGAGTTCATGATCCAGAGCCGGCTGGACTGCCTGAGGGAGCAGCACTCGCTGCAGccgggaggggagggaggggagggaggggagggaggacgGAAGGCGGAGATGAGCATCATTGCGCTCAGCCACAGGAAGACCATGAAGAAGAGGAACCGTCGGATCCTGGACAACTGGATCACCATTCAGGAGATGCTGGCCCACGGTTCAAGGTCCGCGGATGGGAAGAAGATCTACAATCCCCTGCTGTCCGTCACCACGGTGTAG